The nucleotide window TCACTCTGGAACGGCGCTATTTGCAAGATTTGCCCTATGCTTTGCCGGAGTCTTTGGCGGTGGGGGCTGCTACTCTACACCAGAGTATGTTGCAATACTTGCCGAAAGCCGCTCTCACCAGCGAGATGGCGCGGCGGGAACTGTTGATCAGCCCGGTTCTGACCAAGTTACTGGAATGCTTACCCCTACAACTGAGCATTGAATACGGCATTGAGGTGAATCGCTTTTTGAAGGGGGAGGTGGACTATCTCCTGCGCGGGGAGCAGCAGATGATCGTGATCGAGGCCAAGGGGGCGGATCTCAGCCGTGGTATCACACAACTGGCGGTTGAGTTGATTGCTTTCGATCTGTGGCTGGAGCAACGGGGGCAACTGTCAGGGATCCCCACCCTATACGGAGCCGTAACCACTGGCGATATCTGGCAATTTTGTCTCTACCAACGACGGGAACACCACATCCTGCAGGATCTCAACCTCTACCGGATCCCGGCGGAGCTAGAGCAAGTGATGGGCATTCTCTGTGGCATTGTCCTGCCAACAAAGTCTTCTGCAATCTAACCCACTGCCTTAGGTCACCAGCCCTCCCACCAGCCAGCCTACCCCTCCTCCCGCCAACACCAACAGCCAGGTGGGTAGCTTAAAGTGCATCAACCCCACCAACGCTGCTCCGCCAATCAGGAGAGCCAGCAGCGAAGCCAGAGGGGTGTCCTGGAGCAAAGCATTTTGTGCCAACGGAATCGTGGCCGCCGCAATCGCCCCCAGAGCCGTCGGAGTCATCGCCTGCAGGGATCCCTTGGCCCAAGCATTGCGCCGTATCCGTAACAAAACCGGAGCCGCCAGCAGAATAAAGGCAAAAGAAGGGGCAAAAATCGCCACTGTTGCCGTCAGCGCCCCCAGCACCCCCGCCACCTTGTAGCCGATAAAGGCTGCCGTCAGCACTACCGGGCCAGGGGTAAATTGCCCAATTGCCACCCCATCCAAAAACTCCGCCGGTGTCAACCAGCGCAACTGCTCCACCACCTCCTCGGCGATGAAAGGGATGATCACCAAGCCCCCCCCAAAAATGGCGCTCCCCACCTTCAGGAAAAACAGGGTCATCGGCCAAAAGTAGGTACCAATGCGCTCTAGGCCCCAAAAACTGCTTAGGGTCAGGGTTTCGGGCGGAACCGTAGCCACCACCGTCTGGGCTAAACTCAGCAGCGGCCAAGGGAGCAAACCGGGGATCCCTGGCCAAGGACGACGGGGCCCATACAGCACCAGCCCCACCGCAGCCGCCAGAGCAAACAGCAGCAGGATATTCACGCCCGCCAGCAGCAGCAGCACAAAAGCCGCCACCGCGATTAGCCCGCGGCTCCAATCCTTCACCGCTTTCCGGCCCAGTTTCCAGCAAAAGGCCAGGATAATAGCGATCACCACCGGGGCCACCCCAAAAAACACCCCCTGTAGCTGCGGCACCTTCTGAAAGCGAAAGTACAGCCAAGAAAACATCACCTCGATCACAAAGGCCGGGGCAATAAAGCAAAAGCCCGCCAACACAGCCCCCGCCCAACCCGCTCGCACATAGCCGATGTAGATCCCCATTTGGGTAGAAGCTGGCCCTGGCAACAGTTCACACAGGCCCACCCCTTCTGTAAATTGTTCCTGGCTCATCCAGCCGCGTCGGGTTACCGCCTCATCGTTCTGCATGGCGATATGGGCTTGCGGGCCACCAAACCCAAGAAAGCCCAGCCTGAGAAACACCGCAGCGATCTCTTTAAGACGAACCGAAAGCGGTGGTAACGGAGCGGGCAGTTCCTGCTCAAGCGCAAGGGACTGACTGGGGGAAGGGTCAGCAGACATCGGCCACACTCAACCTTCGGCTCGTGGTGCGAACGGCAATCCAACCGAGCTCATCCTGCCATTCGTCCGGGATCCCTTCAAGATGGGAGCGCTACATTCGCCCTTTATCCCTTCACCGAACCTGCCAACAGACCGCGCACAAAGTAGCGTTGCAGCGAGAAAAACACCAACAACGGAATCACCATCGTGATGAAAGCTCCCGCCGTCAGGATCGGCCAATCTTGCCCACGGGATCCCACCAACTCCGACAACCGTGCCGTGACCACCGCCACATCCGGTCGGGTTCCCAAAAACACCAACGCCACCAACAGGTCATTCCAGGTCCAGAGAAACTGAAAAATGGCGAAGGAAGCGATGGCCGGCAAAGACAGGGGCACCACCAAGCGACTAAACGTGGAAAAATGCCCCGCCCCATCCACGGCTGCCGACTCGATGATCTCCTTTGGTAAGCCAGCAATCGAGCTGTGCAACAAATAGATGGCCAAAGGCAAGCCAAACCCTGTGTGGGCCAGCCAAATCCCCAAAAACGTGCCGTTCAAACCCAGTTGGGTATAAATCCGCAGCATCGGAATCAACGACATCTGGAGAGGCACCACCATCAAGGCGACAATCCCGGCAAGAATCCACTGCCGCCCTGGAAACTGCATCCAGGCGAGGGCATAGGCGGCAAAAGCCGCGATGGTAATCGGGATCACGGTGGCCGGGATCGACACCAGCAGGCTATTCAAAAAGGCTCGTCCCATGCCATCGGAGGTGAGCACCGACTGGTAATTCTCCAGGGTCCATTGGGTGAACTCAAAGGGATGGGCAAACACCGTCCACCAACCGGAGCTGATAATGGCGCTGCGCTGCCGAAACGAGCTGATCAACAACCCTGCTGTCGGCAAGGTCCACAGAAAACAAAGGAACAGGATCAAGGCCCGCAACGGGATCCCTTGCATCCAGCGTTGTAGAGCCGAAGAATGGGCTGGGTGAGCGGAAGTGGCTTGCTTCATGGCGGGCAAAGGCTGAAAGGGAAAGGAGTTTGAATAAGATTTGAATTAAATAAAAAAAGCGTTGCAGAGAAAGCTACTGGGCACGTCGCCAACTGCGAATGTTGCCGATCATCACCGGGATCACCGCGATCAACAGGATCACCGCCAGGGCACTGCCCCGTCCAAAGTGGCGGAAGCGGAACATCTCGGAATACATACGGTTGGCGATCACCTCCGTGCCAAACTGACCACTGGTCATGACGTAGACGATATCGAACACCTTCAGTACCAGAATCACCACTGTGGTGGCCACCGTCATGATGGTTTTGCTGACATAGGGGAGAATCACCTGAAAGAAAATCTCGATCTCATTAGCCCCATCAATGCGGGCGGCCTCCAGGAGTTCACTGGGCACGGATTTCACCGCTGCCGACAGAATCACCATGCAAAAGCCCGTCTGCAGCCAGATCATGATCACGATCAAGGCCAGAGTATTCAGGGGCTGAGTTTGTAGCCAGCCGATCGGGTCCCCGCCTAAGCGGGTCCAAATGGCATTGAGCAGGCCGATCTGCGGTCGCCCCGGCGGTTGAAAAGCATACACAAAGCGCCAGATCACGCTCGCTCCCACAAACGAGATCGCCATCGGCAAAAAAATCAACGACTTGGCCAGTGGCTCCCAACGCACCCGATCCACTAACACGGCAATGATCAACCCCAGCGACACACTGATCCCCGTTACCAACAGCAACCAAAGCAGGTTGTTGCGAAAAGCGATCAACATGGTGCGGTCGGTAAAGGCAAACTGGTAGTTTTGCCAACCAACCCAGCGCTGCGAACGGGCGTCCAAGAAGCTGAAATACAGGGTTTGAATTGTGGGAAAGATCAGGTAAGCAAACAGGAGCAACAGAGCTGGCCCCACAAAAATGTAGGGACGGATCCGCTCCGCCCATACCCGTGGAAAGCGCGACACCAGATCGTTGGCCAAGAAGAAGAGCGTCCAAACCCCGAGCACGCCAACGGCCAAGGCCACCAACAGCAACTGCCAGGCGGGCGCATTCGGATCCCGCATGAAGCCGGTACTCCAGCCAAAGGCAGCAACAATGGCGATCAACCCCAAAATAGGGCGTAGAATACGTGCCGGTTGACTGTCCAATAGGCCGCCCTCTTCAGCGGCGCTTGCCCCTTGCATGTGATTCTGTTCTCCCAATTTCATTCAGTCTTTTCAGCTCTGAGCCCAACACTGCTAGTCTCGGGGCCAGCTGCGCTCGATCTCCAGCAGCACAGTGTCCAAATCCCGCCCACTGATGTAGTCCACAATCCCGGTCCAGAAGGTGCCTGTACCCACAGCCCCTGGCATCATGTCGGAGCCATCGAAACGGAAGGTGTCGGCATCCCGCAACAGTTCTGCCTGCGCACGGGTGAGATCGTCCGGGTACCAGTCCAGATCAGCGTCATTGTGGGGAGAAAGAAAGCCCCCCGCCTCGGCCCAGGCTCGTCCGGCTTCTGCGGTGGCCAGGTATTCCATCACCTGACGCACTTCCGGTCGGTCGTTCACCATCGACATCACATCCCCAGCTCCCATGACGGGGCGGCCATGCTCGGGGTTGATCGGTGGTAAATAAAAGAAGTCGATATCGCGGCCCGGCTCCACTTCTGGCGGCAGAAACACGGGCAAAAAGCTGGCCTGACGATGCAGATAACAACCCGGGGGATCCTCAAACATCGGGTTGGCGGCATCCCCAAAGGGTGTGGTGAGAATGCCTACCGTGCCCCCCAACACATAGTCAGGATTGAGCCAAATTTCACCCATTTTCTCAAAAGCTTCTTTTACCCGTGGATCGTTGAAGGGGATCTCGTTGCGTACCCATTGGTCATAGACCTCCGGGCCAGAGGTGCGCAGCAAAATGTCCTCGATCCAATCAGTCCCCACCCAGCCGGTCGCACCGCTACTCTCAATGCCGATGCACCAGGGGGTGCCCCCATCCGCCACAATTTGGTCAGACAAGGCCAACAGCTCATCCCAAGTTTCCGGGATTTCATAGCCCGCTTCTTCAAACTGGGGCACCGGATACCAAACCAAGCTCTTGACCGAAGCACGGTACCACACCCCCACCAGCGTGTCATCGACGGTGCCTAGCTCCAACCAGAAGGAACGATACCCTTGGCTCAGTTGTTGGCTATCGATCACTTCGCTCAGATCCACCAAGCGCCCCTCGCGGGCATACTCCATCATCAGACCCGGCTGGGGAAAGGCAATAATATCTGGGGGATCCCCTCCTTCCATCCGCACCGTAATCAGAGTTTCAAAGTCACCCGAACCTTCATAGTCCACCTGAATGCCAGTCCGTTCCTCAAAAGGTCGCATCGAGGCTTCAAAACGCCGGGCATCTTCCTCCACAAACGCACCGAAAATGGTGACCCGTTGTCTTGCCCCTGGAGTATCCGGCTGCTGAGATTGTGGGGCACAGGCGAAGAGGGAGGTGGCGAGAACCAAGCTCAGGCTGAGGTACAGAGACCGAGGGGTTGGGTTCATCAGTCAAGGCTCCTAATGCAAATCATGCCAATTGTGTTCCGGTAGCATGCCTCAGATTAGGCATCGAACTCTACATCTCTTACGAGCGATCCCGAGCCCTCAAAACGTTAGAAATTGAACACGCCAACAGAACAAAACCTCAAATGCAACTGCTCACTTTCTTTGCTGGCAAAGCATCTTGAGGCAATATAAACAATATAAAGTAATTCTATCGAGCTCACGCCAGATTTCCTGAGGATGCTTATCAATCCTTCACTAAAACCAGAAACTTTGATACAAAATGGATCCCCCAATGGGGTTTTCACAGGTTGCCAACAGGTTGTCAACACTTCAGCCTGAGCAACCATTGCTCGAGGGCCCGGATCGGCGCGGGATCCCGGTAGACGCACTCTTGGCGGGCTTCCACCTGCTGACCCATCTGCTTTCGCCACTGCTCATCCAAGCCCAAACGGCTGGCCATTTGGATGTATTCCTCAAGGCCGTGGGCGATGGTCTCCTGGATCCCCAGTTGCTGCAAAATGGCGTAGGTATGGCGGCCTCGCATCAGGGATCCCGGCAGGGTGACGATTGGTAGTCCATGGGGCAAGGCTTCCAGGGTGGTGTTTCCGCCCGACCAACCGATGCTATCCAGGTAGATATCCCCTAGGGCATTGTAGGCGGCATATTCTGGGGGCGAGAGTTCCGGCAACAGCAGCACATACTCTTCGGCGGCCAGACCGTAGGCTTGAAAGGCACGTCGCATCCGCTGCCAAAAGCGCTCCCGGATCCCTTGGGAAAATCGCCCTCGCAAAAACAAAAATTGACAGTCTTTCACTGCAACAGCGATGCGGGGGAAAACGCAGTCGTACTGAGGTAAGTATTTGAACAGCGATTGC belongs to Thermostichus vulcanus str. 'Rupite' and includes:
- the chrA gene encoding chromate efflux transporter, whose translation is MSADPSPSQSLALEQELPAPLPPLSVRLKEIAAVFLRLGFLGFGGPQAHIAMQNDEAVTRRGWMSQEQFTEGVGLCELLPGPASTQMGIYIGYVRAGWAGAVLAGFCFIAPAFVIEVMFSWLYFRFQKVPQLQGVFFGVAPVVIAIILAFCWKLGRKAVKDWSRGLIAVAAFVLLLLAGVNILLLFALAAAVGLVLYGPRRPWPGIPGLLPWPLLSLAQTVVATVPPETLTLSSFWGLERIGTYFWPMTLFFLKVGSAIFGGGLVIIPFIAEEVVEQLRWLTPAEFLDGVAIGQFTPGPVVLTAAFIGYKVAGVLGALTATVAIFAPSFAFILLAAPVLLRIRRNAWAKGSLQAMTPTALGAIAAATIPLAQNALLQDTPLASLLALLIGGAALVGLMHFKLPTWLLVLAGGGVGWLVGGLVT
- a CDS encoding carbohydrate ABC transporter permease, with translation MQGIPLRALILFLCFLWTLPTAGLLISSFRQRSAIISSGWWTVFAHPFEFTQWTLENYQSVLTSDGMGRAFLNSLLVSIPATVIPITIAAFAAYALAWMQFPGRQWILAGIVALMVVPLQMSLIPMLRIYTQLGLNGTFLGIWLAHTGFGLPLAIYLLHSSIAGLPKEIIESAAVDGAGHFSTFSRLVVPLSLPAIASFAIFQFLWTWNDLLVALVFLGTRPDVAVVTARLSELVGSRGQDWPILTAGAFITMVIPLLVFFSLQRYFVRGLLAGSVKG
- a CDS encoding carbohydrate ABC transporter permease, with amino-acid sequence MRDPNAPAWQLLLVALAVGVLGVWTLFFLANDLVSRFPRVWAERIRPYIFVGPALLLLFAYLIFPTIQTLYFSFLDARSQRWVGWQNYQFAFTDRTMLIAFRNNLLWLLLVTGISVSLGLIIAVLVDRVRWEPLAKSLIFLPMAISFVGASVIWRFVYAFQPPGRPQIGLLNAIWTRLGGDPIGWLQTQPLNTLALIVIMIWLQTGFCMVILSAAVKSVPSELLEAARIDGANEIEIFFQVILPYVSKTIMTVATTVVILVLKVFDIVYVMTSGQFGTEVIANRMYSEMFRFRHFGRGSALAVILLIAVIPVMIGNIRSWRRAQ
- a CDS encoding ABC transporter substrate-binding protein; this translates as MNPTPRSLYLSLSLVLATSLFACAPQSQQPDTPGARQRVTIFGAFVEEDARRFEASMRPFEERTGIQVDYEGSGDFETLITVRMEGGDPPDIIAFPQPGLMMEYAREGRLVDLSEVIDSQQLSQGYRSFWLELGTVDDTLVGVWYRASVKSLVWYPVPQFEEAGYEIPETWDELLALSDQIVADGGTPWCIGIESSGATGWVGTDWIEDILLRTSGPEVYDQWVRNEIPFNDPRVKEAFEKMGEIWLNPDYVLGGTVGILTTPFGDAANPMFEDPPGCYLHRQASFLPVFLPPEVEPGRDIDFFYLPPINPEHGRPVMGAGDVMSMVNDRPEVRQVMEYLATAEAGRAWAEAGGFLSPHNDADLDWYPDDLTRAQAELLRDADTFRFDGSDMMPGAVGTGTFWTGIVDYISGRDLDTVLLEIERSWPRD